The Caloenas nicobarica isolate bCalNic1 chromosome Z, bCalNic1.hap1, whole genome shotgun sequence genome has a segment encoding these proteins:
- the FOXE3 gene encoding forkhead box protein E3, giving the protein MNAAGFPCLPGMCTLPAPSPAAAASPGSPGPPRGSPAAGQAPPVKPEPRGGGGSSPPPPPPPEEPPPPAGGRRRKRPVQRGKPPYSYIALIAMAIANAAERKLTLGGIYKFITERFPFYRENPKKWQNSIRHNLTLNDCFVKIPREPGHPGKGNYWTLDPAAEDMFDNGSFLRRRKRFKRTDITTYPGYMQNSSAFTPSPAGRPAAPTAPYPNTLCSPGYGPQLSSTVFHPYGAGAAPPAQHPRMFSIDSLISGQQALQPSPPADLGHPSLGLPGAELAPACSTSSSEPPCFQPQPVSPGLLGRAGPNTLAYPYTASPPHLPVAQGSYSPGSPQLYGAPNRLALPAMRPPACAEHGEQLLGLSASPLSQFGSSNAYMRQPNFPTGLERYM; this is encoded by the coding sequence ATGAACGCTGCCGGATTCCCCTGCCTGCCAGGCATGTGCACGCTGCCGgcgcccagccccgccgccgcggccagccccggctcccccgggccgccccgggGCTCTCCGGCCGCCGGGCAGGCGCCGCCGGTGAAGCCGGAGCCGCGGGGCGGTGGGGGCAGCtctcccccgccgccgccgccccccgaggaaccgccgccccccgccgggGGCCGCCGGAGGAAGCGGCCGGTCCAGCGGGGCAAACCCCCCTACTCCTACATCGCCCTCATCGCCATGGCCATCGCCAACGCTGCTGAGAGGAAGCTCACCTTGGGCGGCATCTACAAATTCATCACCGAGCGCTTCCCCTTCTATCGGGAAAACCCCAAGAAGTGGCAGAACAGCATCCGCCACAACCTCACCCTCAACGACTGCTTCGTCAAGATCCCTCGGGAACCCGGCCATCCTGGCAAGGGCAATTACTGGACGCTGGACCCGGCCGCAGAGGACATGTTCGACAACGGGAGCTTCCTGCGCCGGAGGAAACGTTTCAAGCGCACCGACATCACCACCTACCCTGGCTACATGCAAAACTCCAGCGCCTTCACGCCCTCGCCCGCCGGCCGCCCTGCAGCACCAACAGCACCCTACCCCAACACGCTCTGCTCACCCGGCTATGGcccccagctctccagcacCGTCTTCCACCCCTATGGAGCTGGGGCAGCACCGCCGGCACAGCATCCCAGGATGTTCAGCATCGACAGCCTCATCAGCGGGCAGCAGGCCCTGCAGCCCTCACCGCCTGCTGACTTGGGCCATCCATCACTGGGCTTacctggggctgagctggctcCCGCCTGCTCCACCAGCAGCTCCGAGCCTCCCTGCTTCCAGCCGCAGCCCGTCAGCCCTGGCTTGCTGGGCCGTGCTGGCCCCAACACGCTGGCTTACCCCTACACCGCCTCGCCCCCCCACCTGCCTGTGGCACAGGGCAGCTACTCGCCCGGCAGCCCACAGCTCTACGGGGCTCCCAACAGATTGGCCCTGCCAGCCATGCGGCCCCCGGCCTGCGCCGAGCATGgcgagcagctcctggggctctccGCTTCGCCCCTCAGCCAGTTCGGCTCCAGCAACGCCTACATGAGGCAGCCCAATTTCCCCACCGGCCTCGAGCGGTACATGTGA